A window from Ignavibacteriota bacterium encodes these proteins:
- a CDS encoding DUF4412 domain-containing protein — translation MLRKILNLAILILISSAILTNAQNYFEGKVKFKITDDDDESHLMEYFLKDGNFRITMFEDEDVSAIFIYKKENSYILMPEDKMYMNLNNSLFSKLGDMFKKNDEEENEKDKKEFNFENYKTGKTKTFLGYDCDQWINKSEFDDDNYEVEAWITDELGNFIFMENPMGAGYSPTWGSSLKDKGYFPLQVITKNSDGEVISTFEAVEINKQSLSNDLFEIPSDYNEMKIPGM, via the coding sequence ATGCTTAGAAAAATTTTAAATCTCGCAATTCTAATTTTAATTTCATCAGCAATTTTAACAAATGCTCAAAATTATTTTGAAGGAAAAGTTAAATTTAAAATTACGGATGATGACGATGAATCTCATTTAATGGAATATTTTTTAAAAGATGGAAATTTTAGAATTACTATGTTTGAAGATGAAGATGTTTCTGCAATTTTTATCTACAAAAAAGAAAATTCATACATTTTAATGCCGGAAGATAAAATGTATATGAATTTAAATAATTCTCTTTTCTCAAAACTTGGTGATATGTTTAAGAAAAATGATGAAGAAGAAAATGAAAAAGATAAAAAGGAATTTAATTTTGAAAATTATAAAACCGGAAAAACAAAAACTTTTTTAGGTTATGATTGCGATCAATGGATTAATAAAAGTGAATTTGATGATGATAATTATGAAGTTGAAGCTTGGATAACCGATGAATTAGGAAATTTTATATTTATGGAAAATCCAATGGGAGCTGGTTATTCGCCTACTTGGGGAAGTTCATTAAAAGATAAAGGATATTTTCCGCTTCAAGTAATTACAAAAAATTCAGATGGTGAAGTAATCTCAACTTTTGAAGCTGTTGAAATAAATAAACAATCTTTAAGTAATGATTTGTTCGAAATTCCTTCAGATTATAATGAAATGAAAATTCCGGGAATGTAA
- the rplM gene encoding 50S ribosomal protein L13, producing the protein MKQEKLTRFIKTEDADQKWYVIDANDLILGRLAAKAASVIRGKHKPIFTPNTDTGDFVIVVNAEKVKLAGKRELMKTYFTHSMYPGGAKTKSFSELRAKKPDYIITEAVKGMLPKNRLGRHLLKKLKVYAGAQHPHSAQKPEALSI; encoded by the coding sequence TTGAAACAAGAAAAATTAACACGTTTTATTAAAACAGAAGATGCCGATCAGAAATGGTACGTAATTGATGCTAATGATTTGATTTTAGGCAGATTAGCAGCAAAAGCTGCATCAGTAATTCGTGGAAAGCATAAACCGATTTTTACACCCAATACAGATACTGGTGATTTTGTAATTGTTGTAAATGCAGAAAAAGTTAAATTAGCTGGTAAAAGAGAACTAATGAAAACTTATTTTACACACTCAATGTACCCAGGTGGAGCTAAAACAAAATCTTTTTCAGAATTACGAGCAAAAAAGCCGGATTATATTATTACAGAAGCTGTAAAAGGAATGCTTCCTAAAAATAGATTAGGAAGACATTTGTTAAAAAAATTAAAAGTTTATGCTGGCGCTCAACATCCTCATTCAGCGCAAAAACCTGAAGCTTTAAGTATATAA
- a CDS encoding deoxyhypusine synthase: MQEKKDFLRDVIEHIDIKEHNVIKLVDSMEKMAFSARDLNRAAKIYNMMLEDKNCSVILTLAGSLFSAGLKKVVFDLVNNNMVDAIVSTGAIMVDQDFFEALGFKHYLGTPFSDDNQLRDLHIDRIYDTYIDEDELRICDDTTEKIFNSLEPRPYSSRELLWNFGKYLDENGGPKVDDSVIYAAYKKNVPIFVPAFSDCSAGFGIVVHQYNNPEKHVSFDSGKDFLELTKIKMNTKETGIFMIGGGVPKNFTQDIVVAADILMEDAPMHKYAVQITVADERDGALSGSTLKEASSWGKVETTYEQMVYSEATIAMPLVAGYAYHKGAWKSREKREFQKLF; the protein is encoded by the coding sequence ATGCAAGAAAAAAAAGATTTTTTAAGAGATGTAATTGAACATATTGATATAAAAGAACATAACGTAATTAAGTTAGTTGATTCGATGGAAAAGATGGCATTTTCTGCAAGAGATTTGAATCGTGCTGCAAAAATTTACAACATGATGTTGGAAGATAAAAATTGCTCGGTAATTTTAACTTTAGCCGGAAGTTTATTCAGCGCCGGTTTAAAAAAAGTTGTTTTCGATTTGGTAAATAATAATATGGTTGACGCAATAGTTTCAACCGGAGCAATAATGGTAGATCAAGATTTTTTTGAAGCATTAGGGTTTAAACATTATTTGGGAACTCCGTTTAGCGATGATAATCAATTACGTGATTTACACATTGATAGAATTTATGATACTTATATTGATGAAGATGAATTAAGAATTTGTGATGATACAACTGAAAAAATATTTAATAGTTTGGAACCAAGACCATATTCTTCCAGAGAATTGTTATGGAATTTTGGAAAATATTTGGATGAAAACGGCGGACCAAAAGTTGATGACAGCGTAATTTATGCGGCTTACAAAAAAAATGTTCCGATATTTGTTCCGGCATTTTCAGATTGTTCAGCGGGATTTGGAATAGTTGTACATCAATATAACAATCCAGAAAAACATGTTTCGTTTGATTCCGGGAAAGATTTTCTTGAATTAACAAAAATTAAAATGAATACAAAAGAGACCGGAATTTTTATGATTGGCGGCGGAGTTCCAAAAAATTTCACACAAGATATTGTTGTTGCTGCGGATATTTTAATGGAAGATGCACCAATGCATAAATACGCAGTTCAAATTACAGTTGCTGATGAAAGAGACGGCGCACTTTCCGGTTCTACATTAAAAGAAGCAAGTTCATGGGGAAAAGTTGAAACAACTTATGAACAAATGGTTTATTCTGAAGCAACAATTGCTATGCCTTTAGTTGCCGGATATGCTTATCATAAAGGCGCTTGGAAAAGCAGAGAGAAAAGAGAATTTCAAAAATTGTTTTAA
- the rpsI gene encoding 30S ribosomal protein S9 — translation MADKIFVGRRKNAVARVILRNGSGKVTVNKREFDNFFPIADNRDDVITPFKFTETLGKYDVLATVEGGGVRGQAEAIRLGISRALISINPELRQLLKPEGLLRRDPRMVERKKPGRPKARKKFQFSKR, via the coding sequence ATGGCAGATAAAATATTTGTTGGAAGAAGAAAAAATGCTGTTGCCCGCGTTATTTTAAGAAACGGAAGTGGAAAAGTAACAGTAAATAAAAGAGAATTTGATAATTTCTTCCCAATTGCAGATAATAGAGATGATGTTATTACACCATTTAAATTTACTGAAACTTTAGGTAAATATGATGTTCTTGCTACAGTTGAAGGCGGAGGAGTTCGCGGACAAGCTGAAGCAATTCGTTTGGGAATTTCAAGAGCATTAATCAGTATAAATCCTGAACTAAGACAGTTGTTAAAACCTGAAGGTTTATTAAGAAGAGATCCAAGAATGGTTGAACGTAAAAAACCAGGAAGACCAAAAGCAAGAAAGAAATTTCAATTCTCTAAAAGATAA